In a single window of the Bactrocera neohumeralis isolate Rockhampton unplaced genomic scaffold, APGP_CSIRO_Bneo_wtdbg2-racon-allhic-juicebox.fasta_v2 ctg2821, whole genome shotgun sequence genome:
- the LOC126766887 gene encoding histone H4, producing MTGRGKGGKGLGKGGAKRHRKVLRDNIQGITKPAIRRLARRGGVKRISGLIYEETRGVLKVFLENVIRDAVTYTEHAKRKTVTAMDVVYALKRQGRTLYGFGG from the coding sequence atgacTGGTCGCGGCAAAGGTGGAAAAGGCTTGGGTAAAGGTGGTGCTAAGCGTCATCGTAAAGTTTTACGTGATAACATCCAGGGAATCACTAAGCCTGCTATTCGGCGTTTGGCTCGTCGTGGAGGTGTAAAACGTATATCTGGTTTGATATATGAAGAAACTCGTGGAgtcttaaaagtatttttagagAATGTTATCCGTGATGCAGTTACCTATACTGAACACGCTAAAAGGAAGACAGTTACAGCAATGGATGTTGTATATGCTTTGAAGAGACAAGGACGTACCTTGTATGGATTCGGCGGTTAA